In Methanothrix sp., a genomic segment contains:
- the cobM gene encoding precorrin-4 C(11)-methyltransferase, whose translation MKIYFVGAGPGDPELITVKGKRLLEEADLVVYAGSLVNPQLLEGLRADKLDSNGLSIEQTQAEMLRSLRAGKKVVRLHSGDPSIYGAILEQMKPLEEMGIEVEVVPGVSSLFAAAAALKTQLTLKGVSESLILTRPAGATLERDELPALGRLGTTMAIFLGIDRIRDIVRSLDRPGNTPVAVVYHASWPDQKILCGTLDDIADKVEEEGIERSALILVGDVLRRTGYRRSHLYRSR comes from the coding sequence ATGAAGATCTATTTCGTGGGAGCAGGTCCGGGCGATCCGGAGCTGATCACAGTCAAGGGCAAGAGGCTCTTGGAGGAGGCGGATCTGGTGGTGTACGCCGGCTCTCTGGTCAACCCCCAGCTCCTGGAGGGGCTGCGGGCGGACAAGCTGGATAGCAATGGACTCTCCATTGAGCAGACTCAGGCAGAGATGCTCCGCTCTCTGCGGGCGGGAAAGAAGGTGGTGCGGCTGCACAGCGGCGACCCCTCAATCTATGGGGCCATATTGGAGCAGATGAAGCCCTTAGAGGAGATGGGGATCGAGGTGGAGGTGGTTCCCGGGGTCTCCTCCCTCTTCGCCGCCGCCGCCGCCCTGAAGACCCAGCTCACCCTCAAAGGGGTCTCCGAATCTCTGATCCTGACCAGGCCTGCCGGAGCCACCCTGGAGAGGGATGAGCTGCCCGCTCTGGGCCGATTGGGGACGACCATGGCCATATTTTTAGGCATCGACAGGATCAGGGATATAGTCCGCTCCCTGGACCGGCCCGGGAATACACCAGTGGCAGTGGTCTATCATGCCTCCTGGCCGGACCAGAAGATCCTGTGCGGAACCCTGGACGATATCGCCGATAAGGTGGAGGAGGAGGGGATAGAGCGCAGCGCTCTCATACTGGTGGGGGATGTGTTGAGGAGGACGGGATACAGGAGGTCACACCTATACCGGAGCCGCTGA
- the cbiG gene encoding cobalt-precorrin 5A hydrolase — MLFPRDRDKGERIAQALSDRYQSTIILYEEGRMKRLLERYDLLVAIMAVGIVTRSLCRHLQDKWRDRPVVAVDSALRCAVPVVGGHHGANDLALHLAEGLGLYPAITTATDASGRPCLESVARRLNASVLNRSSSKAINLAFLREDVPVLRLKGPRILLVDEDVAVLKGKGLVLGVGARKGISPDEVLEAVDRALEECGRRREEIAFLASAWIKREEEGLLRAAGALDREIIFLSREELNSQKPTTPSRAEDLGLAGVAEPAVLALAERLILPKRAYGRVTIAIGEN; from the coding sequence CTGCTCTTCCCCCGGGACAGGGATAAGGGGGAGAGGATCGCTCAGGCCCTGAGCGATCGATATCAGTCTACTATAATCCTCTACGAGGAGGGGAGGATGAAGAGGCTCTTGGAGAGGTACGATCTATTGGTGGCGATCATGGCAGTGGGGATTGTGACCAGAAGCCTCTGCCGCCACCTGCAGGACAAATGGCGGGACCGGCCAGTGGTGGCAGTCGACTCCGCCCTGAGATGTGCTGTGCCGGTGGTGGGGGGCCACCATGGGGCCAACGATCTGGCCCTCCACCTGGCGGAGGGGCTTGGCCTATATCCGGCTATAACCACTGCCACTGACGCCTCCGGCCGGCCCTGCCTGGAGAGCGTGGCCCGGCGGCTGAATGCCTCTGTGCTGAACAGGAGCTCCTCCAAGGCGATCAACCTCGCCTTCCTGAGGGAGGATGTGCCGGTATTGAGGCTGAAGGGCCCCAGGATCCTGCTGGTGGATGAGGATGTAGCAGTGCTCAAGGGCAAAGGGCTGGTCTTGGGGGTGGGAGCAAGAAAGGGCATATCCCCGGATGAGGTTCTGGAGGCGGTGGACCGGGCCCTGGAGGAGTGCGGCAGGAGAAGGGAGGAGATAGCATTTCTGGCCAGCGCCTGGATCAAAAGGGAGGAAGAGGGCCTGCTGAGGGCAGCGGGGGCTCTGGATAGGGAGATCATCTTTCTCTCCCGGGAGGAGCTCAACTCCCAAAAGCCGACCACCCCCTCCCGGGCGGAGGATCTGGGGCTGGCGGGGGTGGCTGAGCCCGCCGTCCTCGCCCTGGCGGAGAGGCTCATCCTCCCTAAGAGGGCCTACGGCAGGGTGACCATCGCCATCGGGGAGAATTGA
- a CDS encoding SAM-dependent methyltransferase, which produces MNMHPEGRLSIVGIGPGEASLRTLAAVEAIKGADYVVGYRPYLKLIEDLLPGKEVYSSGMRGEVDRVRAALDLLDRGSVALVSSGDANVYGMAGLGLEMAEHPAEVEVVPGVTSFTAAACRAGLLFRECVAVISLSDLLTPWEGIEGRLRQAADHGMPVALYNPQSKRRDWQLLRALDIYQDRDLLVAKGVGREGERIFWSTASRLLESESLREEIDMTTVIILPGRGCHRGEAAPRSLINLVGTGPGGRDSLTAEAQAILSSSEKLLGAERYLELIGDFPGEKLAHAGPCPERSYARFQEAARLARSGKRASILTGGDPSIFSAGWRIMELADDRLPVHISPGVSAFSSVAARAGAPLCGDFALLSRPDDPAAPSLLAAAGFGVVVYNVRGHELLPLLQDLEPERAVALARDVARRGEEMIIMRAEEMINIRPSGFRFTLLISCPRAEIREGRIIAKRGYDTKYSY; this is translated from the coding sequence ATGAATATGCATCCAGAAGGCAGGCTCTCGATCGTTGGCATCGGGCCGGGGGAGGCCTCTCTCCGCACCCTGGCTGCAGTGGAGGCCATAAAGGGAGCGGATTATGTTGTCGGCTACCGGCCCTATCTGAAGCTCATAGAAGATCTCCTGCCGGGAAAGGAGGTCTACTCCAGCGGCATGAGAGGGGAGGTGGACAGGGTCCGGGCGGCTTTGGATCTGCTCGATCGAGGCTCTGTAGCCCTGGTCAGCTCAGGAGATGCCAATGTCTATGGCATGGCCGGCCTGGGCCTGGAGATGGCAGAGCATCCGGCAGAGGTGGAGGTGGTCCCGGGGGTCACATCATTCACCGCCGCTGCCTGCCGGGCCGGCCTGCTCTTCCGGGAGTGCGTGGCAGTGATCAGCCTCAGCGATCTTCTCACCCCCTGGGAGGGGATCGAGGGGAGATTGCGCCAGGCAGCAGATCATGGGATGCCCGTCGCCCTCTACAACCCTCAGAGCAAGAGACGGGACTGGCAGCTCTTGCGCGCCCTTGATATCTACCAGGATAGGGATCTTCTGGTGGCAAAGGGGGTGGGCAGAGAGGGAGAGAGGATCTTCTGGAGCACTGCCAGCCGCCTGCTGGAGAGCGAATCGCTGCGGGAGGAGATCGATATGACCACGGTCATCATCCTGCCCGGAAGGGGCTGCCACCGGGGAGAGGCCGCCCCCCGGTCGCTGATCAATCTGGTGGGAACCGGCCCCGGAGGCAGGGACAGCCTCACTGCAGAGGCCCAGGCCATCCTCAGCTCCTCTGAGAAGCTCCTGGGAGCAGAGCGCTACCTGGAGCTCATCGGGGACTTTCCCGGGGAGAAGCTGGCCCATGCCGGCCCCTGCCCGGAGAGGTCCTATGCCCGCTTCCAGGAGGCGGCCAGGCTCGCCCGCTCGGGTAAGAGGGCCAGCATCCTCACCGGCGGCGACCCGAGCATCTTCTCCGCTGGCTGGCGGATCATGGAGCTGGCAGATGATCGGCTGCCAGTTCACATCTCCCCCGGAGTGAGCGCCTTCTCATCTGTGGCGGCGAGAGCAGGAGCCCCGCTCTGCGGAGACTTCGCCCTTCTCTCCCGGCCGGATGATCCGGCAGCACCATCGCTGCTGGCAGCAGCCGGTTTTGGGGTGGTGGTCTACAATGTGAGGGGTCACGAGCTCCTGCCCCTCCTCCAGGATCTGGAGCCGGAGAGGGCGGTGGCCCTGGCGCGGGATGTGGCCCGGAGGGGGGAGGAGATGATAATAATGAGAGCGGAAGAGATGATAAATATCAGGCCGTCGGGCTTCCGGTTCACCCTCCTTATATCCTGCCCCCGGGCAGAGATTAGAGAGGGCAGGATCATCGCCAAGAGAGGATACGATACCAAATACAGCTATTAG
- a CDS encoding precorrin-8X methylmutase: MMENYTDIGASTPEGIKISRKSRELISALIGDRSPEDRIVQRCVIATGDQSVAGIMRFQHEPFQAGLRALERGAPIFVDIRMVQAGVLKKGHSSPIEAFIDRGDELAAASLGTTRTSAGVMALQERLSGSIVVIGNAPSALMTLCELMESGRAQPDLVVGVPVGFVNALESKERLREIAVPSISTVGTRGGTPIAVAALNEIINAYARERA, encoded by the coding sequence ATGATGGAGAACTATACCGATATTGGGGCCAGCACGCCAGAAGGGATAAAGATAAGCAGAAAGAGCCGGGAGCTGATATCCGCTCTGATAGGAGACCGGAGCCCCGAGGACAGGATCGTCCAGAGATGTGTCATCGCCACCGGCGACCAGAGCGTTGCCGGGATCATGAGATTCCAGCATGAGCCCTTTCAGGCCGGCCTGCGGGCCCTGGAACGGGGCGCTCCCATCTTCGTGGATATCAGGATGGTCCAGGCAGGGGTGCTGAAGAAAGGGCACAGCAGCCCCATAGAGGCCTTCATCGATCGGGGAGATGAGCTGGCTGCGGCATCCCTGGGGACCACCCGCACCTCTGCCGGGGTGATGGCCCTGCAGGAGAGGCTCTCTGGATCGATAGTGGTGATAGGAAATGCCCCCTCCGCCCTGATGACACTGTGCGAACTCATGGAGTCGGGACGGGCGCAGCCCGACCTGGTGGTGGGGGTTCCGGTGGGCTTTGTCAATGCCCTGGAGAGCAAAGAGAGGCTAAGGGAGATAGCTGTGCCCTCCATATCCACAGTCGGCACCCGTGGCGGGACCCCTATCGCTGTGGCAGCCCTAAATGAGATCATAAACGCCTATGCCCGAGAGAGAGCCTGA
- a CDS encoding cobalt-precorrin-5B (C(1))-methyltransferase encodes MPEREPEIIADPVSGFGIPLSWIRSSPDPGALEKVLSGRWTILSSGQLLKRGLTTGTVASAAAKGAVISLLRPTESLVVMTPAGIPVMLPVRAENGHCTARKDGGDHQSDVTAGLEICAWARPSEETLLFAGEGIGNIGAGGLCDQIGRPAISPSAREQIMLAISEGCEEAGIEHVQVEIYVPRGEEIARKTLNPRLGITGGISILGSTGFVEPWNEHLIGERAEELKGAKRVVVSTGRTGLKFSRILFPDHEAVLMGSQLNRLEFAPDQESILCGLPALILKWAWPEILRNTGYNTVAEMVEREPGHENIALGLRRAKERLPHTRIVLLHRDGRILREAL; translated from the coding sequence ATGCCCGAGAGAGAGCCTGAGATCATAGCCGATCCGGTCAGCGGCTTTGGCATACCCCTCTCCTGGATCAGATCCTCCCCCGACCCCGGAGCTCTGGAGAAGGTCCTCTCGGGCAGATGGACCATCCTCTCCAGCGGCCAGCTATTGAAGCGAGGCCTGACCACGGGGACTGTGGCCTCTGCTGCTGCGAAAGGGGCAGTGATATCCCTGCTCCGGCCAACAGAGAGCCTGGTGGTGATGACCCCGGCCGGAATCCCGGTCATGCTCCCTGTCAGGGCGGAGAATGGCCATTGCACTGCCCGCAAGGACGGAGGGGACCATCAGTCCGATGTCACCGCCGGCCTGGAGATATGTGCATGGGCAAGACCGTCTGAGGAGACGCTTCTCTTTGCCGGGGAGGGGATAGGGAACATAGGAGCAGGCGGCCTGTGCGACCAGATCGGCCGCCCGGCCATAAGCCCCTCCGCCAGGGAGCAGATCATGCTGGCGATATCTGAGGGCTGCGAGGAGGCGGGGATTGAGCATGTGCAGGTGGAGATCTATGTCCCCCGAGGAGAGGAGATCGCCCGCAAGACCCTCAACCCCAGACTGGGGATAACAGGAGGCATATCCATCCTCGGCTCGACTGGATTTGTGGAGCCCTGGAATGAGCATCTGATCGGGGAGAGGGCAGAGGAGCTGAAAGGGGCGAAGAGGGTGGTGGTCAGCACGGGCAGGACCGGGCTCAAGTTCAGCCGGATTCTCTTTCCCGATCATGAAGCAGTCCTCATGGGAAGCCAGCTGAACCGGCTGGAGTTTGCCCCCGATCAGGAGAGCATCCTATGCGGCCTTCCCGCCCTGATACTCAAATGGGCCTGGCCGGAGATACTGAGGAACACGGGCTACAACACTGTGGCGGAGATGGTGGAGAGGGAGCCTGGGCATGAGAACATCGCACTGGGATTGAGAAGGGCCAAGGAGAGGCTGCCCCACACCCGCATCGTCCTGCTCCATAGGGATGGAAGGATCCTGAGGGAGGCCCTATGA
- a CDS encoding cobalt-precorrin-7 (C(5))-methyltransferase: MIIVGVGIGPGMMTQEAGEAIRRANLIYGSRRAIDLACEHISPGSRVMEIEDYKSLFTLPEDAVVLSTGDPMLSGLGYLPGRVIPGISSLQVACARLKISELNVTPITVHGRRMDPEAIAGELGRNRSVFLLIDEHTDLEGLCQHLEEKGLRKSVVALTDLGYPQERIEKGSTASPPRAPGLSCLFIGQL, translated from the coding sequence ATGATCATAGTGGGGGTGGGAATCGGCCCGGGGATGATGACCCAGGAGGCCGGAGAGGCCATCCGACGGGCGAATCTGATCTATGGATCGAGGAGAGCGATAGATCTTGCCTGTGAGCACATAAGCCCCGGCAGCCGGGTGATGGAGATAGAGGACTACAAGAGCCTCTTCACTCTGCCTGAGGATGCTGTGGTCCTGAGCACCGGGGATCCCATGCTCTCCGGCCTGGGCTACCTGCCGGGGAGGGTGATACCCGGGATCTCCAGTCTGCAGGTGGCCTGCGCCCGGCTGAAGATCAGCGAGCTGAATGTGACTCCCATCACCGTCCACGGCCGGAGAATGGATCCGGAGGCCATAGCCGGAGAGCTTGGCCGGAACAGATCCGTCTTCCTGCTCATCGATGAGCATACCGATCTGGAGGGCCTCTGCCAGCACCTGGAGGAGAAGGGGCTGAGAAAGAGTGTGGTCGCTCTCACCGATCTCGGCTATCCCCAGGAGAGGATCGAGAAAGGGAGCACTGCATCCCCTCCCCGTGCCCCCGGCCTCTCCTGTCTCTTCATCGGCCAGCTCTGA
- a CDS encoding Ada metal-binding domain-containing protein: MCGVLQLIPLILALSLITGCIDLSSQSLHSSSASVPDLQPAEWSGQLRMEIDPELRGDLFSLRGDAALASNSTLPYLLLNATLRNATISNAAASNTTLRQKRSSVVSTKYLLLNLEPNRDYSFEIAKNIRLLPGEYICTLEASGPSGLLASESRKCSLEGDRMDLISPKNPSGVSISPSTAHTLYSGRPSNEYEEIERSIQRESPSKEERYEREKREDAGSEERSGKERGQAKDAQASSPSPKLQASGSEEKREEADESKAETGARRGGAQLEKELKADSKAPDIDDDAADYADWPGREYNQPGTVISAAGPDMSSERAEEEPVGQFVGSKSSKKYHLPGCRFAQKIKPENKITFLSAEEAESQGYLPCKSCHP; the protein is encoded by the coding sequence ATGTGTGGCGTTCTGCAGTTGATTCCGCTTATCCTGGCACTCTCCCTCATCACCGGCTGCATCGATCTGAGTTCCCAGTCCCTTCATAGCTCATCCGCCAGCGTCCCCGATCTGCAGCCGGCAGAGTGGTCGGGCCAGCTGAGAATGGAGATCGATCCCGAGCTGAGGGGTGATCTGTTCAGCCTGCGCGGAGATGCCGCTCTGGCCAGCAATAGCACCCTTCCTTACCTTCTGCTCAATGCCACCCTCCGCAATGCTACCATCAGCAATGCTGCTGCCAGCAATACCACCCTCCGCCAAAAGAGGAGCTCAGTGGTCAGCACTAAGTACCTGCTGCTGAATCTTGAGCCGAACCGGGATTACAGCTTCGAGATCGCCAAGAACATCAGGCTGCTGCCTGGGGAGTACATCTGCACCCTGGAGGCATCGGGTCCCTCTGGCCTCCTCGCCAGCGAGAGCAGGAAATGTAGCCTGGAAGGGGATAGGATGGATTTGATCTCCCCCAAGAATCCTTCAGGGGTTTCGATATCACCCTCTACTGCCCACACCCTCTATTCTGGCCGGCCTTCAAATGAATATGAAGAGATTGAAAGGTCAATCCAAAGGGAGAGCCCATCCAAAGAGGAGAGGTATGAGAGAGAGAAGAGAGAGGATGCGGGGAGCGAGGAGAGGAGCGGAAAGGAGAGAGGGCAGGCAAAGGATGCTCAAGCCTCATCTCCATCCCCCAAGCTTCAGGCCTCCGGGAGTGAAGAGAAGCGAGAGGAGGCGGATGAATCGAAGGCTGAGACGGGGGCCAGGCGAGGAGGAGCTCAATTGGAGAAGGAGCTAAAAGCGGATAGCAAGGCTCCTGACATCGATGATGATGCTGCCGATTATGCCGACTGGCCCGGCAGAGAATATAACCAGCCAGGGACGGTCATCTCTGCAGCCGGTCCGGATATGTCCTCAGAAAGGGCAGAAGAGGAGCCAGTAGGGCAGTTCGTGGGGAGCAAGAGCTCAAAGAAGTACCATCTGCCCGGCTGCCGCTTTGCCCAGAAGATCAAACCGGAGAATAAGATCACCTTCCTGAGCGCTGAGGAGGCAGAGAGCCAGGGCTACCTTCCCTGCAAGAGCTGTCATCCCTGA
- a CDS encoding Sjogren's syndrome/scleroderma autoantigen 1 family protein: MDEDEILSKITRLLERGCTMLATHHDCGAPLFRCQGEIVCPVCSFPDRPSAGELSPEAGEKSDLSASGEDIPAPMHRPPAAEKSRGGGPLEAKRAEASGGMGSPERADGSVRAAAIAEERMDKEVAEAKDLLRTSLIARLNEISGAIGSEGDLDRLKKLLDCAEGLLSVLRLL, from the coding sequence ATGGACGAGGATGAGATTCTCAGCAAGATAACCCGGCTCCTTGAGAGGGGATGTACAATGCTGGCCACACATCATGACTGCGGCGCGCCTCTATTTCGCTGTCAAGGAGAGATAGTATGCCCGGTTTGCTCATTTCCAGATAGGCCATCTGCAGGTGAGCTCAGCCCGGAAGCAGGGGAGAAGTCCGATCTTTCGGCCTCAGGGGAGGATATACCAGCCCCCATGCACAGGCCGCCTGCGGCTGAAAAAAGCAGAGGGGGCGGTCCTCTGGAGGCAAAGAGAGCAGAGGCATCCGGGGGGATGGGTTCGCCAGAGAGGGCGGACGGGTCTGTGAGGGCGGCTGCAATTGCTGAAGAGAGAATGGATAAGGAGGTTGCAGAGGCCAAAGATCTGCTGCGCACATCATTGATCGCGCGGCTGAATGAGATCTCCGGGGCAATCGGGTCGGAGGGCGATCTGGATCGGCTCAAGAAGCTGCTGGACTGCGCAGAAGGATTGCTGAGTGTGCTCCGGTTATTGTGA
- a CDS encoding UPF0147 family protein produces the protein MTAENVLKQCVEVLERIMSDDAVPRNIRRSAENVKSILMDEGVSEAIKAASAISILDEISNDPNIPLHTRTLIWNVASQLETIPVT, from the coding sequence ATGACAGCTGAAAATGTCCTTAAGCAATGTGTTGAGGTATTAGAGCGTATAATGAGCGATGATGCCGTCCCGAGAAATATCCGCCGCTCTGCAGAGAACGTAAAGAGCATTCTCATGGATGAGGGTGTGAGCGAGGCGATAAAAGCAGCATCTGCTATTTCCATACTTGATGAGATAAGCAACGATCCCAATATTCCACTTCATACCAGAACCCTGATCTGGAATGTTGCCAGCCAGCTTGAGACCATACCCGTAACTTGA
- a CDS encoding transcription initiation factor IIB, whose amino-acid sequence MEEIEKLREIERAGPEKLKERTRLRREKEKVDEFEKFTVECPECKSHTLVRDYERAELVCSDCGLVIDENFIDQGPEWRAFDHDQRMKRSRVGAPMTYTIHDKGLSTMIDWRNRDSYGKTISSKNRAQLYRLRKWQRRIRVSNATERNLAFALSELDRMASALGLSRNVRETAAVVYRKAVDKNLIRGRSIEGVAAAALYAACRQCNVPRTLDEIAEVSRVSRKEIGRTYRFVSRELALKLMPTSPIDYIPRFCSGLNLKGEVQAKGIEILRQAAEKELTSGRGPTGVAAAAIYIASILCGDRRTQREVADVAGVTEVTIRNRYKELAEELDIEIIL is encoded by the coding sequence GTGGAAGAAATAGAAAAGCTGAGAGAGATAGAGAGGGCGGGACCGGAGAAGCTCAAGGAGCGTACCCGGCTCAGACGCGAGAAAGAGAAGGTAGACGAGTTTGAGAAGTTCACAGTCGAGTGCCCGGAGTGCAAGAGCCACACCCTGGTACGGGACTATGAACGGGCAGAACTGGTTTGCTCCGACTGCGGCCTGGTGATCGATGAGAACTTCATAGATCAAGGGCCGGAATGGAGAGCCTTCGACCATGATCAGCGCATGAAGAGGTCGAGGGTTGGAGCACCCATGACATATACCATCCATGATAAAGGGCTCTCCACCATGATAGACTGGAGGAACAGGGACTCATATGGCAAGACGATATCCTCCAAGAACAGGGCTCAGCTCTACCGTTTGAGGAAATGGCAGAGGCGAATCCGGGTCAGCAATGCCACCGAGCGCAACTTGGCCTTTGCCCTGTCTGAGCTGGACAGGATGGCATCAGCCCTTGGCCTGTCCAGAAATGTACGGGAGACGGCGGCGGTCGTATACCGCAAGGCTGTGGACAAGAACCTGATCCGGGGACGGAGCATTGAGGGCGTGGCCGCAGCGGCGCTCTATGCCGCCTGCAGACAGTGCAATGTACCCCGCACCCTGGATGAGATAGCAGAGGTTTCCAGGGTATCGAGAAAAGAGATCGGCAGAACATACCGCTTTGTATCCCGAGAGCTGGCCTTGAAGCTCATGCCCACCAGCCCCATCGACTATATTCCCCGCTTCTGCTCTGGCCTGAATCTGAAGGGCGAGGTGCAGGCAAAGGGAATTGAGATCCTCCGTCAGGCAGCAGAAAAAGAGCTCACCAGCGGGCGCGGGCCCACGGGCGTGGCCGCAGCAGCGATTTACATCGCCTCCATCCTCTGCGGGGACCGGCGCACACAGCGCGAGGTGGCAGATGTGGCGGGAGTCACAGAGGTCACCATCAGGAACCGCTACAAAGAGCTGGCAGAGGAGCTGGACATAGAGATAATCCTTTGA
- a CDS encoding H/ACA ribonucleoprotein complex subunit GAR1 — MKRLGTALHVVQNKLIVQSEEIVGRGAGIPRGSSWVVDQKRTRVGKVFDIFGPVNRPYIIVLPNKGMDAAAHIGKKLYIDEAPGRDRKWKK; from the coding sequence TTGAAGAGACTAGGCACCGCGCTTCATGTCGTACAGAATAAATTGATTGTGCAGAGCGAAGAGATCGTTGGAAGAGGGGCCGGCATTCCCAGGGGGAGCTCCTGGGTGGTGGACCAGAAGAGGACCAGGGTCGGAAAGGTTTTCGATATATTCGGCCCCGTCAACCGTCCGTACATAATCGTTCTGCCAAATAAAGGAATGGACGCCGCTGCCCACATCGGAAAGAAGCTCTATATCGATGAGGCGCCGGGGAGAGATCGTAAGTGGAAGAAATAG
- a CDS encoding NOG1 family protein — MFEQLPTIPTSQELLDRSFRRASRAAEDGSMVQNAGNILSDNLSNLIRRFPSFERLPPFYREMVEITVGIDRIRISLSRLRWASMQIRQITREYVGRIKRTGGAESAPLRRSAFGRFSSIMRSIDRDLLFLNEARNLLRKMPSIDPEKPTILIAGYPNVGKSSFIISITGARPEVASYPFTTRGIVVGHLLRGDKRYQVVDTPGLLDRPMGERNEIERQAVAALSHLQGVVLFILDPSEHCGYPLDSQLRLAEDLSGWITLPMLMVANKVDIKRYSDLAEMSTETGEGVLEVMERLIELLEGQGDGSTSSLAEA, encoded by the coding sequence ATGTTTGAGCAGCTTCCAACCATTCCCACATCGCAGGAGCTACTGGACAGGTCATTCCGGCGCGCCTCCCGCGCCGCTGAGGATGGGTCCATGGTCCAGAATGCCGGCAATATCCTCTCAGACAATCTCTCCAATCTGATCCGCAGGTTCCCCTCCTTCGAGAGGCTTCCTCCATTTTACAGAGAGATGGTGGAGATAACAGTGGGCATAGACAGGATCAGAATCAGCCTATCCCGCCTGCGCTGGGCCTCCATGCAGATAAGGCAGATAACCAGGGAGTATGTGGGCAGGATCAAGAGGACGGGGGGGGCGGAGAGCGCCCCCCTTAGAAGGTCGGCCTTCGGGCGCTTCTCCTCCATTATGAGATCGATTGATAGGGACCTCCTCTTCCTTAATGAGGCCCGGAATCTGCTTCGCAAGATGCCGAGCATCGATCCGGAGAAGCCCACCATTCTCATCGCCGGCTATCCCAATGTGGGCAAATCAAGCTTCATCATCAGCATCACTGGAGCCAGGCCAGAGGTGGCAAGCTATCCCTTTACCACCCGGGGGATAGTAGTGGGCCATCTGCTCAGAGGCGATAAGAGGTATCAGGTGGTGGACACCCCTGGGTTGCTCGACCGGCCCATGGGGGAGAGAAATGAGATCGAGAGGCAGGCTGTGGCCGCTCTCAGCCATCTGCAGGGGGTGGTGCTGTTCATACTGGACCCAAGCGAGCACTGCGGCTATCCCCTGGACTCGCAGCTTCGACTGGCTGAGGACCTATCCGGCTGGATCACCCTGCCCATGCTGATGGTTGCCAATAAGGTCGATATCAAGAGGTACAGCGATCTGGCAGAGATGTCCACTGAGACGGGAGAGGGCGTCTTGGAGGTGATGGAGAGGCTGATCGAGCTGCTGGAGGGCCAGGGCGACGGATCCACCAGCAGTCTGGCTGAAGCATAA
- a CDS encoding HemK2/MTQ2 family protein methyltransferase, with translation MWTACTGAARAERRRGSSIPAATDPSKQAPLEADLINPRFQSEEVYPPDEDTFLLLEAAIREARPEDHVLEVGCGSGLVSQELAGRVKSITALDINPHATRAARERGVEVVRADLFRGIRGRFDLIVFNPPYLPTEPEERGDQWINYALDGGASGRETIGRFLLDLADHLRPGGRALLLISSLTGPEEVEGMARDAELVAELVASKGCFFERLMVLRITAEDHPQRSGPLKTVAERCQR, from the coding sequence TTGTGGACGGCCTGTACAGGTGCCGCCAGAGCTGAGAGAAGGAGAGGATCATCTATTCCCGCTGCTACAGACCCCTCAAAGCAAGCTCCTTTGGAGGCTGATCTCATCAATCCAAGATTTCAATCCGAGGAGGTTTATCCTCCTGATGAAGATACATTTCTCCTCCTAGAGGCGGCCATAAGAGAGGCCCGCCCGGAGGATCATGTGCTTGAGGTCGGATGCGGCTCGGGACTTGTTTCCCAGGAGCTGGCCGGCAGGGTGAAGAGCATCACCGCCCTGGACATAAATCCTCATGCCACCAGGGCGGCCAGGGAGAGGGGGGTAGAGGTGGTGAGGGCGGACCTCTTCCGGGGGATAAGAGGGAGATTCGACCTGATCGTATTCAACCCCCCCTACCTTCCCACTGAACCGGAGGAGAGAGGCGATCAATGGATCAACTATGCCCTGGACGGAGGGGCAAGCGGCCGGGAGACCATAGGCCGGTTCCTGCTCGATTTGGCCGATCATCTCCGCCCAGGGGGAAGGGCGCTGCTGCTCATATCCAGCCTGACCGGGCCTGAGGAGGTAGAGGGGATGGCGAGGGACGCTGAGCTCGTCGCTGAGCTGGTGGCCAGCAAGGGATGCTTCTTTGAGAGGCTCATGGTGCTGAGGATCACTGCTGAGGATCACCCGCAGCGATCAGGCCCTCTGAAGACGGTGGCGGAGAGATGTCAGAGATGA